The Paramisgurnus dabryanus chromosome 6, PD_genome_1.1, whole genome shotgun sequence genome has a window encoding:
- the cirbpa gene encoding cold inducible RNA binding protein a isoform X1, with protein MSDEGKLFIGGLSFDTTEQSLEDAFSKYGVITNVHVARNRETNKSRGFGFVTFENPDDAKDALEGMNGKSVDGRTIRVDEAGKGGGGRSGGGSYRGGGGRGGGGGFFRGGRGRGGSRGGGGYGGGDRYGGGDRSYGSDRSYGGGGGYKSSGGGYSSGGGGGGYSRDRSSGYSDRGSSYRDGYDSYGMY; from the exons ATGTCTGACGAGGGGAAGCTGTTCATCGGCGGCTTGAGTTTCGATACCACCGAACAGTCGCTAGAGGATGCTTTCTCCAAATATGGAGTTATCACCAACG ttcATGTGGCCCGAAACAGAGAAACAAACAAATCAAGAGGCTTTGGGTTTGTTACCTTTGAGAATCCAGATGATGCTAAAGATGCTCTCGAGGGAATGAATGGAAAG TCTGTTGACGGGCGGACAATTCGTGTGGATGAAGCCGGAAAAGGTGGCGGTGGACGATCGGGTGGTGGATCCTACAGGGGTGGAGGAGGAAGAGGTGGAGGAGGAGGTTTCTTCAGAGGGGGCAGAGGACGAGGGGGATCTAGAG GTGGTGGTGGTTATGGAGGTGGTGACCGTTATGGGGGAGGTGATCGCAGTTACGGAAGTGACCGGAGCTACGGTGGTGGGGGAGGATACAAGAGCAGCGGGGGTGGTTACTCCTCAGGAGGGGGTGGCGGCGGCTACAGCAGAGACAG GAGTTCAGGTTACAGTGATCGTGGCAGCTCATACAGAGATGGCTATGATAGCTATGGTATGTATTAG
- the cirbpa gene encoding cold inducible RNA binding protein a isoform X3, translated as MSDEGKLFIGGLSFDTTEQSLEDAFSKYGVITNVHVARNRETNKSRGFGFVTFENPDDAKDALEGMNGKSVDGRTIRVDEAGKGGGGRSGGGSYRGGGGRGGGGGFFRGGRGRGGSRGGGGYGGGDRYGGGDRSYGSDRSYGGGGGYKSSGGGYSSGGGGGGYSRDRSSGYSDRGSSYRDGYDSYDW; from the exons ATGTCTGACGAGGGGAAGCTGTTCATCGGCGGCTTGAGTTTCGATACCACCGAACAGTCGCTAGAGGATGCTTTCTCCAAATATGGAGTTATCACCAACG ttcATGTGGCCCGAAACAGAGAAACAAACAAATCAAGAGGCTTTGGGTTTGTTACCTTTGAGAATCCAGATGATGCTAAAGATGCTCTCGAGGGAATGAATGGAAAG TCTGTTGACGGGCGGACAATTCGTGTGGATGAAGCCGGAAAAGGTGGCGGTGGACGATCGGGTGGTGGATCCTACAGGGGTGGAGGAGGAAGAGGTGGAGGAGGAGGTTTCTTCAGAGGGGGCAGAGGACGAGGGGGATCTAGAG GTGGTGGTGGTTATGGAGGTGGTGACCGTTATGGGGGAGGTGATCGCAGTTACGGAAGTGACCGGAGCTACGGTGGTGGGGGAGGATACAAGAGCAGCGGGGGTGGTTACTCCTCAGGAGGGGGTGGCGGCGGCTACAGCAGAGACAG GAGTTCAGGTTACAGTGATCGTGGCAGCTCATACAGAGATGGCTATGATAGCTATG ACTGGTGA
- the cirbpa gene encoding cold inducible RNA binding protein a isoform X2 has protein sequence MSDEGKLFIGGLSFDTTEQSLEDAFSKYGVITNVHVARNRETNKSRGFGFVTFENPDDAKDALEGMNGKSVDGRTIRVDEAGKGGGGRSGGGSYRGGGGRGGGGGFFRGGRGRGGSRGGGGYGGGDRYGGGDRSYGSDRSYGGGGGYKSSGGGYSSGGGGGGYSRDRSSGYSDRGSSYRDGYDSYDG, from the exons ATGTCTGACGAGGGGAAGCTGTTCATCGGCGGCTTGAGTTTCGATACCACCGAACAGTCGCTAGAGGATGCTTTCTCCAAATATGGAGTTATCACCAACG ttcATGTGGCCCGAAACAGAGAAACAAACAAATCAAGAGGCTTTGGGTTTGTTACCTTTGAGAATCCAGATGATGCTAAAGATGCTCTCGAGGGAATGAATGGAAAG TCTGTTGACGGGCGGACAATTCGTGTGGATGAAGCCGGAAAAGGTGGCGGTGGACGATCGGGTGGTGGATCCTACAGGGGTGGAGGAGGAAGAGGTGGAGGAGGAGGTTTCTTCAGAGGGGGCAGAGGACGAGGGGGATCTAGAG GTGGTGGTGGTTATGGAGGTGGTGACCGTTATGGGGGAGGTGATCGCAGTTACGGAAGTGACCGGAGCTACGGTGGTGGGGGAGGATACAAGAGCAGCGGGGGTGGTTACTCCTCAGGAGGGGGTGGCGGCGGCTACAGCAGAGACAG GAGTTCAGGTTACAGTGATCGTGGCAGCTCATACAGAGATGGCTATGATAGCTATG ATGGATAG